A genome region from Carya illinoinensis cultivar Pawnee chromosome 2, C.illinoinensisPawnee_v1, whole genome shotgun sequence includes the following:
- the LOC122298815 gene encoding U-box domain-containing protein 33-like isoform X1, with the protein MATLKKEALVRQRAEGYMIDAIQRAQDAENQRDICIEELRIFKEQETSLKRQIAELQRERDELQMERDHAQKEAEGLKKKGEGSSGHMLELPEFSLSKIAEATQDFNESQKIGQGGYGNIYIGRIQTEVAIKMLHSQGSQGSQEFQMEVGVLGQLRHPNLVKLIGSCPEAFALIYEYLPNGSLEDRLKCKDNSPPLSWQTRLRIAIELCSVLVYLHSSTRPHTIVHGDLKPANILLDSNFVCKLSDFGICRVLSRDQTSSDSITLSRNTVPKGTLPYLDPEFLQSGILTVKSDVYSFGIILLQLLTGKSPPYFIVDEVNSSLLAGNFESLLDPSAGHWPFEVAQSLVEIALMCSDNNRKRRPDLGSGVLELLESLRDPTGGT; encoded by the exons ATGGCAACCTTAAAAAAAGAGGCACTCGTTCGTCAAAGAGCAGAGGGATATATGATTGACGCTATACAGAGA GCCCAAGATGCAGAGAATCAGAGAGACATATGCATAGAAGAACTCCGAATTTTCAAAGAACAGGAAACATCATTAAAGAGACAAATTGCAGAGTTACAAAGAGAAAGGGATGAGTTGCAGATGGAGCGTGATCATGCACAGAAAGAAGCTGAAgggctaaaaaaaaaaggagagggcTCAAGTGGACACATGCTCGAGCTGCCTGAATTCTCGCTTTCTAAAATTGCAGAAGCTACTCAAGACTTCAATGAATCCCAAAAAATTGGACAAGGAGGATATGGCAACATTTATATAGGTCGCATACAAACTGAGGTAGCTATAAAGATGTTACATTCTCAAGGCTCCCAAGGCTCCCAAGAGTTCCAAATGGAG gTTGGAGTATTGGGTCAGTTGAGGCACCCCAATCTTGTGAAACTCATTGGATCTTGCCCTGAAGCTTTTGCACTCATCTATGAATATCTTCCTAATGGAAGTCTTGAAGATCGACTCAAATGCAAGGACAACAGTCCTCCATTGTCATGGCAAACTCGACTACGGATCGCTATAGAGTTATGCTCCGTCCTCGTGTATCTTCATTCTAGTACTCGACCTCACACCATAGTGCATGGAGATTTGAAACCAGCCAATATTCTCCTTGATTCCAACTTTGTATGTAAACTTAGTGACTTTGGAATTTGCCGTGTGTTAAGCCGTGATCAAACTTCAAGTGACAGTATAACACTGAGTCGTAACACTGTCCCAAAGGGAACTTTGCCTTACTTAGATCCTGAATTTCTTCAAAGCGGAATTCTTACTGTGAAGTCAGATGTTTACTCCTTTGGAATCATATTACTGCAATTGTTGACAGGGAAATCACCACCCTACTTTATAGTAGATGAAGTCAACTCTTCCTTACTTGCAGGCAATTTTGAATCCCTTTTGGATCCTTCGGCTGGACATTGGCCATTTGAGGTTGCTCAATCTTTGGTTGAAATTGCACTGATGTGTTCTGACAATAACAGAAAAAGGAGACCAGATCTTGGGTCGGGTGTCTTGGAGCTACTCGAATCACTAAGGGATCCAACAGGAGGTACTTGA
- the LOC122298815 gene encoding U-box domain-containing protein 33-like isoform X2, producing the protein MKTMNFFNSAQDAENQRDICIEELRIFKEQETSLKRQIAELQRERDELQMERDHAQKEAEGLKKKGEGSSGHMLELPEFSLSKIAEATQDFNESQKIGQGGYGNIYIGRIQTEVAIKMLHSQGSQGSQEFQMEVGVLGQLRHPNLVKLIGSCPEAFALIYEYLPNGSLEDRLKCKDNSPPLSWQTRLRIAIELCSVLVYLHSSTRPHTIVHGDLKPANILLDSNFVCKLSDFGICRVLSRDQTSSDSITLSRNTVPKGTLPYLDPEFLQSGILTVKSDVYSFGIILLQLLTGKSPPYFIVDEVNSSLLAGNFESLLDPSAGHWPFEVAQSLVEIALMCSDNNRKRRPDLGSGVLELLESLRDPTGGT; encoded by the exons atgaagacgatgaacttcttcaactct GCCCAAGATGCAGAGAATCAGAGAGACATATGCATAGAAGAACTCCGAATTTTCAAAGAACAGGAAACATCATTAAAGAGACAAATTGCAGAGTTACAAAGAGAAAGGGATGAGTTGCAGATGGAGCGTGATCATGCACAGAAAGAAGCTGAAgggctaaaaaaaaaaggagagggcTCAAGTGGACACATGCTCGAGCTGCCTGAATTCTCGCTTTCTAAAATTGCAGAAGCTACTCAAGACTTCAATGAATCCCAAAAAATTGGACAAGGAGGATATGGCAACATTTATATAGGTCGCATACAAACTGAGGTAGCTATAAAGATGTTACATTCTCAAGGCTCCCAAGGCTCCCAAGAGTTCCAAATGGAG gTTGGAGTATTGGGTCAGTTGAGGCACCCCAATCTTGTGAAACTCATTGGATCTTGCCCTGAAGCTTTTGCACTCATCTATGAATATCTTCCTAATGGAAGTCTTGAAGATCGACTCAAATGCAAGGACAACAGTCCTCCATTGTCATGGCAAACTCGACTACGGATCGCTATAGAGTTATGCTCCGTCCTCGTGTATCTTCATTCTAGTACTCGACCTCACACCATAGTGCATGGAGATTTGAAACCAGCCAATATTCTCCTTGATTCCAACTTTGTATGTAAACTTAGTGACTTTGGAATTTGCCGTGTGTTAAGCCGTGATCAAACTTCAAGTGACAGTATAACACTGAGTCGTAACACTGTCCCAAAGGGAACTTTGCCTTACTTAGATCCTGAATTTCTTCAAAGCGGAATTCTTACTGTGAAGTCAGATGTTTACTCCTTTGGAATCATATTACTGCAATTGTTGACAGGGAAATCACCACCCTACTTTATAGTAGATGAAGTCAACTCTTCCTTACTTGCAGGCAATTTTGAATCCCTTTTGGATCCTTCGGCTGGACATTGGCCATTTGAGGTTGCTCAATCTTTGGTTGAAATTGCACTGATGTGTTCTGACAATAACAGAAAAAGGAGACCAGATCTTGGGTCGGGTGTCTTGGAGCTACTCGAATCACTAAGGGATCCAACAGGAGGTACTTGA
- the LOC122298842 gene encoding U-box domain-containing protein 33-like has product MYMGSSRHKISGNSMAEDMITYVAVGKDVQDCKSILSWALENNGGSRICIIHVHKPAKLFPLVRSLMTERKVRERLEIGTQNMHAIMEEYLQFCEQKGVHAQTLIIEMDSIRKGILKLIYRHGIRKLVVGSTSANHYRRKVELGSTKAKHLCKTAPVSCQVQVICKGHLIFTRQASAADTETRQLNLNRSRSGPLPNNNSVGSPVIECSDISKLRSVTVGHNRSTALAALIAPLPERSKELSSPTSPGGSSYSASSPTREVEITLNSWNDGNGKALQYSCSLSPPAALDYSRSSSTLELAPSVLQQSPRLISSSSNISTSSNGAHNVVDRSFEDQLQQAKAAFKKEALVRQRAEEYTIDAIRRALDAENQRDICIEELRISREQERSLKSQIAELQKERDELQMERDHALKEAEGLKRKLGEGSNGHMLELPEFSRSKIVEATQDFNESQKIGQGGYGNIYIGRLQTEVAIKMLHSHGSQGSQEFQMEVGVLGQLRHPNLVKLIGSCPEAFALIYEYLPNGSLEDRLKCKDNSPPLSWQTRLRIAIELCSVLVYLHSSTRPHTIVHGDLKPANILLDSNFVCKLSDFGICRVLSRDQSSSDSVTLSHNTVPKGTLPYLDPEFLQRGVLTVKSDVYSFGIILLQLLTGKSPPYSIVDEVKSALRAGNFESLLDPSAGRWPFEVAQSLAELALMCSDNNRKRRPDLGTGVLELLESLRDPSGGT; this is encoded by the exons atgTATATGGGGAGTAGTAGGCATAAGATTTCAGGAAATTCCATGGCTGAGGATATGATCACATATGTTGCGGTGGGAAAAGATGTGCAAGACTGCAAATCAATCCTGTCTTGGGCTTTAGAGAACAACGGAGGAAGCAGGATTTGCATCATTCATGTTCACAAGCCTGCAAAGCTGTTCCCTTTAG TGCGAAGCTTAATGACGGAAAGGAAGGTGAGAGAACGCCTGGAAATTGGTACACAaaatatgcatgcaattatggAGGAATATCTTCAATTCTGCGAACAAAAAGGG GTACATGCACAAACACTTATCATTGAAATGGACTCTATCAGGAAGGGAATCCTAAAACTCATCTATAGACATGGAATCAGAAAGCTTGTCGTAGGATCAACATCGGCCAATCACTATAGAAG AAAAGTGGAACTGGGGTCTACGAAAGCAAAGCATCTGTGTAAAACGGCACCCGTCTCCTGTCAAGTACAAGTCATTTGTAAGGGCCACCTCATCTTTACCAG GCAAGCAAGTGCAGCAGACACTGAAACTAGACAATTAAACCTAAATAGATCACGGTCTGGTCCTTTGCCGAACAACAACAGCGTCGGCAGTCCCGTAATTGAATGCTCAGACATCTCCAAATTACGGTCTGTTACGGTTGGGCACAATAGGAGCACTGCTCTGGCTGCTCTAATTGCTCCTTTACCGGAACGTTCTAAAGAGCTTTCATCGCCAACGAGTCCTGGGGGTTCTAGTTACTCAGCAAGCTCTCCCACAAGAGAGGTTGAAATAACACTAAATTCATGGAATGATGGAAATGGCAAAGCATTGCAGTATAGCTGCTCCCTCTCTCCGCCGGCGGCTTTGGATTATTCAAGAAGCTCTTCTACTCTGGAGCTCGCTCCTTCAGTTCTGCAACAAAGTCCAAGGTTGATTTCCAGTTCAAGTAACATATCAACTTCTTCTAATGGAGCTCACAATGTTGTG GACCGGAGCTTCGAAGACCAGCTTCAACAAGCGAAGGCAGCCTTCAAAAAAGAGGCACTCGTGCGTCAAAGAGCAGAGGAATATACGATTGACGCTATACGAAGA GCCCTAGATGCAGAGAATCAGAGAGACATTTGCATAGAAGAACTCCGAATTTCCAGAGAACAGGAAAGATCATTAAAGAGCCAAATTGCAGAGTTACAGAAAGAAAGGGATGAGTTGCAGATGGAGCGTGATCATGCACTGAAAGAAGCTGAAgggctaaaaagaaaattaggagaGGGCTCAAATGGACACATGCTCGAGCTGCCTGAATTCTCGCGTTCTAAAATTGTAGAAGCTACTCAAGACTTTAATGAATCCCAGAAAATTGGACAAGGAGGATATGGCAACATTTATATAGGTCGCCTACAAACTGAGGTAGCTATAAAGATGTTACATTCTCATGGCTCCCAAGGCTCGCAAGAGTTCCAAATGGAG gTTGGAGTATTGGGTCAGTTGAGGCATCCCAATCTCGTGAAACTCATTGGATCTTGCCCTGAAGCTTTTGCACTCATATATGAATATCTTCCTAATGGAAGTCTTGAAGATCGACTCAAATGCAAGGACAACAGTCCTCCATTGTCATGGCAGACTCGACTACGGATCGCCATAGAGTTATGCTCCGTCCTCGTGTATCTTCATTCTAGTACTCGACCTCACACCATAGTGCATGGAGATTTGAAACCAGCCAATATTCTCCTTGATTCCAACTTTGTATGTAAACTTAGTGACTTTGGAATTTGCCGTGTGTTAAGCCGTGATCAAAGTTCAAGTGACAGTGTAACACTGAGTCATAACACTGTCCCAAAGGGAACTTTGCCTTACTTAGATCCTGAATTTCTTCAAAGAGGAGTTCTTACAGTGAAGTCAGATGTTTACTCCTTCGGAATCATTTTACTGCAATTGTTGACAGGGAAATCACCACCCTACTCTATAGTAGATGAAGTCAAATCTGCCTTACGTGCAGGCAATTTTGAATCTCTTTTGGATCCTTCGGCTGGACGTTGGCCATTTGAGGTTGCTCAATCTTTGGCTGAATTGGCACTGATGTGTTCTGACAATAACAGAAAAAGGAGACCAGATCTTGGGACGGGTGTCTtggagctacttgaatcattaaGGGATCCATCAGGAGGTACTTGA